The genomic DNA GATTTCAGCCTGGTTGGCTCGTGGACAAggtgcttttttttattaacatagAGTGTCTTCTCCATACAACTTTCCTCCATGAAATGctctcctttttcattttttaaaagataaaacggtaaaaacgaacgataaaatccgacgtttcggagtAGTCATGGCTCCATTatcaaggtaaaagtttaaaacatgcaaataacagtATTTAAGCGATGTGGCGCGAAAAATTATGTCCTTTTACACGATTGTGTAATTTACACAATCGTGTAAAAGGACATAAACAACAATCCTCAGCCATTGCCAAACATTGCAAGAACGTACACGGGACGATCCCTCAGGACCTACTGAAATGCTTCGAAGTTCTTAAGAAGTGCAGGAACAAATTTGACTGCTTATTGTACGAAATGCTTCATATAAGAACTTTAAAGCCAAACCTGAACGTGCAATCGGACTCTATTCGTGCGAAAGTATTTGTATAATCTTCGCACCTATTATGTTAATTTTCGCGCCACATCGCTTAAATactgttatttgcatgttttaaacttttaccttgataatggagtcataactactccgaaacgtcggattttatcgttcgtttttaccgttttatcttttaagaaatctcttttaatacgaatttttcattttttcaaaggttaTCGAAGCAGTTCTGTGGCGCCTGACCTTAATCCACCGAGATATTTTTGTGGCACACACAACTATGGCTGAAATGGTAAAGCGACATTCCAGCACTCGCTTGCTTTGGTCAGGAGAGAACTTTACCCAGatttctaaaatatttatacCCATGAACAAGTCTGGAAATCACTGGACACTTCTGGTTAGGACCTTACGATAATAATCTTTTTGAATAACGCACTTTAATCAAGAACCTTTTAACTGGACTTTGCATCATAAATAAATCTTTAAGCGCTCTCTTGCTTATGTTTTAAAAGTTCTGGGTCGAAAGCAGAAAACCAGATATTATTTCGATCCCATGAATGGGCGTGTACACACCATTTTGAGCACCTCAGTTCCTAAGAGCAAACTGATAGAACTGATCGATGAcatcaggtgaaatattttcaactcaatgttttcctttttattttgatgcatGCAGAAAAAACATACTTATGTAATCGCTGTATTTTGTTTGACTCTGCAGTGCCGTTGCCGATCTCAAAACGGGATGGAATTGCAAGTCATGGCTATGTGTTGAACCACTACATTACACACAGACCGATAACTATAACTGTGGTGTGATTGTATGTCTTGTGAGTAGCATAATCACTTGCTAAAGCTCACTTTAATAGGACTGCTTCCTGGTTTCGAATgtattaaatttctctttgtttgttttaagtttgcTCGGTGTTTGTGTGAGGGGTTGAATATCAATGGAAGTTATGATGTGGACATGGAAAGGGAAAGAATAACGTCTGTCATATTTGGCTCGTGTTATGATGACCTTGATTGGTAAGTTTTGATGGTGTCAAATACCATTGTTTCTTAAACGTCGCAACACTCTCTTTGACGTCCCATATCTTTTGTTCAATTATAGGAGAAATACTGCGGTCTGTAAGATTTGCAAAGACGACGATGGAGAGGATTGGCTTGGGTGCGATAGCTGTGgccagtttttccatgcaagtTGTCTGGATGTGCCTTTCGCGGAGACGCTTAcgcaacatttcacctgccctTAGGGTGGCTTCTTGTCAGTACAAGtagagtttaaattttaaagctgactatAACAatgaaccagatgatgaactTAATGTCATGTACAGATCTTAATTTGTAAGATAAGAAATACAGTCCTTGGTAGTAGATAGATTTTCACGAGCGTCAATGGTGCAGAATCGTAACTTGATGGAGCCAACAGTGGACAACATCCCAGAAttcaaactttgtgatttttttctcggcttaaacGCTAAGTCAGTTCTTCAattgaataggaagaaaaacatttcgaacggaaaacagaattatttgcACGTGtggatcttttgagaaaaggtctcctaaacgagtggtcttgattataaatatttaaggaatggtaaatacattagccttaacatggctgtttctcgaagctcagtgttttcctacttgccttttttccacgtgaattgggggcgattgaatagatataatatgcagtaaaagaacttcagctgatagaaattttaaatttctcatcttaggctgtggatacaaaattcaagtgaaaaggaagtcaactgtgattaatgctttgaacaagtcaagatacctttttttcgtcacacaacaagttacataacgttaatatcattcttcttgatgcctttcccggtgtcaccaatgcctttcccgatgctTCCATTGGTtaatagagcattaaaagtattgttccagttaaagcttgaggaaaattgcttaactttttaagtagcgaagtgtaacttggtaacatttcggctttacaacacgattgttttctgcaactacaaaacgtacatttaattcttggtacctttcggatgccaccgatgccttcattgtttattaaagcagtaaaagatatatgtacaatcaacacttttgaattgcttaacattttatttagcgaagtaaactgtttacacttcggctttacaacacgattgtttcctgatactacaaatgatctgtctataTATGAGGTATTAAAGTTGTTCTACCGCTGACCTtgtatttgggtcgttttttctatccccgctcgtcgcccgtgatgtagtaactcccctGCGACTAGCGCCCCAGCAAATTGCGCAGACTCCGTAGACAGTTCCCGGCGCCATATTGGTTTAGTAACCGCGCACACACgataacgaggctggggttgacccgGCGGTTTCAAACAACTGATATGCTGACATTTCACTTTttaatgcacttttcaatgcgatttctcccttcaaaatggttctttaaCACAACAATATGGAAATTTCGTCATTAGATGAGATCCAGAAACTCGAAGCAAAAGATCtcagggagattttaaaatctaattcagAGATTCCAACCCCATGTGATGGAAAATAGGGAGTAATTATTAGTGCCAAAGGCGCGAGCTTCTAGGGGGGTCAGGGGGCATGCCCCcaggaaattttgcaaatttaggtTCTCTCAAGTGCCATTTCCTGAATTTTGACATCATTCCGGCCTGAGTTATAACATACCATAATGCTCTTCGCGAAGAAAGTAAGTATAATATGAGTGTTTCACAGTGACAGATCGCCAAAAATTCTAAAGAGTAGTAATTTTCCcctagttttcagaattttatgataaatcgggagaatttggtaaaaatcggGAGAGCGGGAGGCAAGACATCAAATCGGGAGACTCCCGATCAAATCGGGAGGGTTGGAATCTCTGCTAATTCAAAATCGACGGGCGGAATTAGAGCCGACTTAGTGTCGAAAGTTCATGCTTTGCTGATGTGACACGTCCTTCCATCAAGTAGtggagaaaaccgagaacttcTTACAGATGTCTAGGACCTAGAACAAAACCAGAGCGACTTCAAATACGAAGCAACTAtggtaaggatttcagcccttggatggtCGAGCGATCTCCGTAATTTACCCGAGGttaatttcattcagctttacgattaccTTGTTTCACGAGAATATCGCCACATCGTGTTAAGAGGAACGCATCACAAGAAGTACCACAGAAGTTGTTCAGTATGGcttagaaagcgaggcaaaggctgtagccctctaggtagaggagatttgttattgctgctgttgttgatgtggtacttgttgttgtaccatattcttcagttaaagttatTTCCATTTTGTTCACCAAGATGTATTTCagtttgccatttgtacattgtatcttatgggaaactatacaatagagCCTGTACAGCCACTTGATTATAATCTTCTTTCTATCAACccatgagggaaactgtaactaacagatgtcataatatttttaAACCCATCTGGCCC from Pocillopora verrucosa isolate sample1 chromosome 2, ASM3666991v2, whole genome shotgun sequence includes the following:
- the LOC136279104 gene encoding uncharacterized protein — encoded protein: MNGRVHTILSTSVPKSKLIELIDDISAVADLKTGWNCKSWLCVEPLHYTQTDNYNCGVIVCLFARCLCEGLNINGSYDVDMERERITSVIFGSCYDDLDWRNTAVCKICKDDDGEDWLGCDSCGQFFHASCLDVPFAETLTQHFTCP